The genome window TTTCGTTAAAATTGAGGCCTACTGGAGGTTGAGCCATTATACTAAGGCTTGATAAGGCTAAAATTCCTATTAGTAATTTCTTCATTGCATTTAAGGTTTGAGAAGTAGACGGTTCACCTGGTTGAATGTTTATAAAGAAACTCATGAGACAGGCGAATAAAACGCTAAAGCGGACAGAATGCAGTCTATTCTATTTCCGAATCCTTGGAAATACGATGCGCCCTCCATTTAACTGCCCGTCCGCTGTAAATCCCATGGTGTACAAGCAAAACGCCCTTGAGGTAATCACTGTTTTTAATTACACCATTAAAAGTGGCTAGTTCTTTACCTCTTCTAAAATTTAGCGGATATGACCAAGCAACTTGATTATGATCAATCCTAATTTCAAACTTCCCTATGGAAGACGTAGCTTTTGCTAAGGTATCTGTGCTTTCAACATATAGCGTTAGCAATTCCTTACCGTCAGGCATTTTATAAGATAGTTCCCATTTCCCTGATAGATCGGTCTGCTGAGTGAAAGCGTTAAAGCCTAAGATGAGAGAGATTCCAAAAATCAATTTTCTAAAGATCACTTGCATCAAGCAAATGACGGAATGCCGATAGTGTATTCCCAGTATTTTTGTATTGAGGTGGACAAAATGAAGGAAGAGGTGGACAAAACTCTATGCTTGCTTTTACTATGATTCAGAAAACATCAATCTAAAAGCAAGCCTGCCAGCTGTCTAAGATTCACCTCCGCCACTTTGAGATCGTATTTTGCACGGGTATAATTATTTCGGGCATTAAACAGATTGATTTGGGCTTGCCGAAACTCAATGGAAGTGACCTGACCTAAACTGTATTGCTTCTCGGTGCGTCTGAAGTTTAGCTCGTTGGTTTCTATATTTTTTGCTTCTGCTTCAAAGGTCTTTGCTGCTATTCTGTAGGTTTCAACTGCGTTTAACAATTCGGTGTTGACCTCACGCTTAATTTTTTCCCGCTCCAACCTCCGGTTTTCCTGAGTGATCCTGCTGGTCTGCGTTTGTGTCACATTCCGTCCATCAAACAATGCCCAGCTCAAAGAAAGCCCTAGATTGATTCCGCTAGTCTCGGTAGCTAGTGCGAATGAGGTGGGTGGGTTTTGGCTTTCATTCCAACGATAAGCACCGCTTCCACTGATCTTCGGTAGGAATTTTGCCTTGCTAATGTTAATATCCAAATCACTCAGGTAGAGGTTTTGCCTGGCCAACTCCATTTGAATGTTGTTTTGCTGCGCCTCGTTAATCAGCTCCGTCATGTTTTCAATCGGTGAAAAACGAATAGCTGTGTCAGTCTTAAAACTGGTTTCTATTGCTCTACCTAAAATAAGATTGAGGTTTCTTTTAAGGTTATTTAGGTCTCTAACCGCTTCGAAATAAGCGATGCTATCATTGTTGAGATCAACCTGTGCATTAGAAACATCCAATGAGGTACCTTGACCGTACTTAATGTTTTTTTGAGCACGTAGAAACCTGATCCTCGAGTTTTCGATGGTTAGCTCCAGGTTCTCTACTACTTGCTTTTGAAACGCCACATTGAAGAAGCTTTGATAGACAGAGATGATCGTATTCTCAATTTGTTGTCTTTCTTGTAGAGTGGAAAGCTTAACGTTCTCCTCTCGTTTATCCTGATTGAATTTTCGTTCCATTCCATCAAATAGGACGTATTCTGCAGTTACGGATGCATTGTACGATTCCGTTACCGCACCATCAATAGAAGTGCTGTTCCCATCTGCGAAGGTTACACTTTGATTTTCTTCAGCGTAATTAATCCCGCCACTTGCTCGAAGGGTTGGCAAATAGCCGCTGTTCAGCGTCCCGGCTTGCTTCTCAGCAATAACTGTATTGTTCCCTGCAATTTTAAGGTCGTAATTGTTCTTCACCGCAATAGCTAATGCATCTTCTAGTGACAGAAGCTCTTGCGTAGCTCCCGAGCGGACAATAAAGCAGGTGAAAATTAGTATCCAATTAAATCGTCTCATGCTCTGCTTTTAGTTCTTTGATTGCACGTTCTACTTGCTCCCTTTCAGGCTTAGTGCCGGTTATTAGTTGCTTAAATCTTACTTTGACACTGTTGGCCACTGAGAGGAAAATGGGCAGCATAAAGAGTGTAAGTAATGTAGCTACCGCGATTCCATAAGAAATAGAAATAGCCATTGGGATGAGAAACTGAGCCTGTAAACTCTTTTCCAACATCAAAGGTGCAAGACCTGCTATGGTAGTAATGGAGGTAAGGAAAATAGCGCGAAATCTTGCACGACCAGTTTCATACAAAGCTTCAGTGAATGGCAAACCTTCCTTAAGAAATGCATTAAATCTCCCGATGAATACAAGACCATCGTTGACCACAATGCCGATCAGACCAATGATTCCCAAAAAGGACAGCACATTGATAGAGAAACCATGTATGTAATGACCCCATCCCACACCTATAATCGAAAAGGGCACCAACGCAATCAGAATGAACGGTTGGCTATACGACCGAAAGGCAAAAACAATCACGATGTAAATGAGGAAAATGACGGCAGGCATGACTACTGCTGCAGAATTGATGATCTTATTCGTCTCCCTATTCTGACCTTCTGCGCTTGCTGTGATTCCTGGATATTCCTTCTCAATTTCTTCAGCAACCGGGCCAGTCAGCATTGACATGATATCTGCCGCATTTGTGTTACCAATTACATCAGCTTCTACGGTTACTTCTCTCACACCATCTGTGTGGTTGATAGCAACTTCTCCTCGTTGAATAGTGTATTCCGCAATCTCACCTAGAGCAACCCTGCCTTCTTGTGTGCTGATCTCAATGTCTCGGATACTTGATAGAGATGACCGGTCTTCACGTGCATACCTTACCCATACTTTTACCTCATCTTCATCTCGCTGTACGCGCTGCACCTCATTGCCAAAAAAGGCATTCCGAACCTGCCCCATCACGTCATTGAGGGTCAATCCTAAAAGCTCTGCGTTAGGTTTCAGACTCAGGTTGATTTCTTTCGTTCCATCAGGACTGGTATCCACAATGTCTTTGACACCTGGTGTATTTTCTAGGACTTCATAGACTTTTTGTTTGGCTGCATCAAGTTTTTGAGGGTCTTTTCCTCGCAGGGAAAGCGATATCGGGCTTCCTCCCACGTTTGCCCCAGAGTTAAAGCTGAGCTTCTCAAGCTGAGAAATGGAGCTCACCGTGCTTCGAATGTTATCTGCAATCTCCGGGGAGCCAAAAGCCCTTGTTTCGCTAGGTGAGAGATTAACAGTGATAGACGCAGTAGAACTTCCGCGTCCAATTTGCTTCACTACATTTTGCACATGATTTTCACCTTCCAGGTTTTCGCCTAAACCTTCATTGACCTGCCAAACGGACTGCTCCACGTATGTAGCAATAGAATCTGTGATTTGCTCTGCCGTTCCTTGTGGAGTGTTCATGGAGATACGAATCTGATCACTTGCGTTACTGGGAAAAAAGGAAAAGGTGATGATCTTTCCGGCAAAGGCACCCATCGTGAGCATGAAGAAGAAAATGATCACTGCTAACGAGAGGAACTGATGTTTCAAGCTAAATCGATACAGCGGGCTGTATAGCTTGTCACGCATAAAAGCCATTACCTGATCACCGTATTTATTTAGCTTATACGTTTTTGACTGATCTGCCAGATCTTTGGAATGGGCCAAATGTGCCGGAAGTATGAGCAATGCCTCGATTAAAGAAACAGCCAGTGTAAGAATCACAACTACAGCAATATCTTTGAAGAAAGCACCTATAGCTCCATCAAGGAAGAAAAAAATGGAAAAGGCCAAAACAGTAGTAGCAATTGCCGATAAAATAGGTACAATCACTTCCATCGTTCCATTTATTGCTGCTTTGATTCGCGAATCTCCTTTCTCCGCTCTGCTGTAGATATTTTCTGCAATCACAATCCCATCATCAACTAAAATTCCGATAACAAGGATCATACCAAACATACTGAGCATATTAAGTGTGACCCCAACCTGTGGCAAAATGATAAACATGCCGAAAAAAGAAATAGGTAAGCCAAAGGCTACCCACATAGCAACTCCCGGGCGTAGGAAAAATGACAAGAGAATAAGCACCAATACCATCCCAATAATGGCATTTTCTAACAATAAGTCTATTCTGCTTTTGATAGCTTCAGATGAGTCAGAGGTAACAATTAAGTTGACATTGCTATGTGTTTCATTGAATGTTTTGATATATTCTTTCACCATGTCGGCACTCCCGATAAGGTCTTCTGTATTCGTATTGGTGATCGAAACGTTGATAGCTCGTTTGCCATTGACGGAAAGCTGATCGGTCGTCTCGCTAAATGTATTGGAAATAGTGGCGATTTCTTTGAGTAATACCTTGCCACCCGAAGGGTCTGTTTTTACTACAATACCTCTTAATCCTTTGGCATAATATGCTTTGTTATCTGCTCGTATCAGGTACTCTTCTTTACCTGTTTTTATGGATCCCCCCGTGATCTGGATATTAGCGTTTGCTACAGCACGGGAGACCTCTTCAAATGTGAGGTTGTAGCTTCTTAATTTTTCCTCAGTTACCGCTATTTCGACCTCTTCCTCAGGAAATCCGGATAGGGTTACTTGTGAAATCCCTTTAATAAGCATGAGTTCATCTTCGATATCTTGCGCGGTTTCTTTGAGCAGGTTGAGTGGTATGTTATCCCCCGTTACCACGAAGACTATGGACTCCCGCGTAGGGTCCACTTTCTCTACTACGGGTGGTTCAATCCCTCTTGGAAAAGAGGGTATTTTATCTACTGCATTTTTGACATCTTCAAGCAAGAGGTTGATGTCATAGTCCGTCACCATTTCTACAGAAATAGTACCTGCATTTTCATTTGAAATAGAGGTCACACGATCAATCCCCTGGATGCCCTTCAGGTTTCGCTCTATTTTTTCAATAACGCCTTCCTCCACTTCTTCCGGAGATGCTCCGGGGTAGGTCACCGATATCCTGACAAGTGTAGGGTCTGCCAACGGAAAGAATGAGGAGTTCATTCGTTGATAGCCCAGGTAGCCGAAAATCAAAAAGCCTATAATGAAAATATTGACTGCTACCGGATATTTGATGAAATAGCTAATGAATGATCTCATAGACCTGCTGTACTTTTCTTAACCTCCACTTTCATTCCAGGATACGCACTGGCAATGGCTTGCTTCACCAACCATGTTCCTGGTTTTAATCCACGAACAACGAGGCTATCCTCAACGTAATTGATTGGCTCAACTTTTTGTAATTCGAGCTGCTCGTTCCGTACTACATACACACTTTCATTCGCAGTAAGTAAGTTGCTGGTGATCGGGACTACATCGAATATCTTTTCACCCCGAATCTTTGCATTGAGGTACTGGCCTTCTTTTAGATCAGGATGTGAGACTTCCACATACACTTCTATGGTTTGTGTTTGCTGGTTGATTTTAGGATTTATACGACTGATCTTTCCTGAATACTCGGATCTTCCTTCTACAGTTTTAAGCGTAGCACTGGACCCCATTTTTAAGTATTCATTTTGACTCGCAGGTACCATGATCTTTAATTCGAATACGGAAGGATCGATCAATTCCCCGAGCTTCTGTCCATTCCTCACCAATGCACCAGGGTTTACGTTGGCTTCCGTAAGTACTCCACTGAAAGGAGCGTAAATGGTGTATTTACCCAACCGTTCTTCCTGGTTCTTCACATTGTAATAGGATTGAATGATGTTTCTTCCCGTGATGAAAAATTTTACTTCATCGCTCTCCACTTTTGGTAAAGGCCTCAGCGGTTGGTCGACATCAAATTCTCGTAAGTACTTCTCCCATTTCTGCGCTGCTTTTGGAAATTCAATCTCCATGTCTGGGAGTATAGCAGCTATTTGACTCATGAAATTACTCTTGCTGGATTTTAATTGTGCCAGGTATTCAGCGTCATTAATCTTGATAACCGGCCTACCTTTTTGAAAGATATTACCTTCTTTGAAAGCAGGGTTATTAGGAAGCAATAGCCCTTGCACTTCGCTGAAAATCTCGATTTTTTCCTTTGCTCTTAAAGTCCCTGTAGCTGAAATTAAAAACGATCTGGAGGAAGGGTTCACTTCAATAACCTCTACCAAAGGTGCCTTGGTATTAGTGGTTTCTGCTATGGCTTCTTTAGTGCCTTGCTCTCCTAGCACCCTGAATAGTAAAAAGGCTATGACTAAAACCGCTATTCCGATAAGTACGCTATAAATTCTTTTCATTTTGTTTTCAATTTCCAAAACCCATTTTTGGACTCACACTAAACCTTAATCCTATCCTAAAAAAAGCACCTGCATCAGCGTTGAGGTCAAGCAGTTCATTATTGGCACTATCTTCTATTGTGAGAATTGGAGCAGGGACAAATCCTCCTGCTGCTACCGCAGAAATATTTTTGGATAGCTTTCGGCGATATGATAGCTCTGCATTAAATCCATTGAACCTCAACTTGGTGTTTTCCAGCACTTCACCATTCTCTACCAAGACAGGATTTGGATTATTAGCATATACTCCTTGTGGTCGCATGCTTAAGGAAAGTCTGTTTTTATCATCGATCCGATAATCGATCCCAGTCATGGGGATTCCGATAGAGAAGCTCAGCTTTTCATTAACTTTCCTTCTTAGGTTGATAGTAGGGATGATTGTTGGTCGCCCAAGCTGTGAGCCATACAATACTCCAATCATAAGTGTCGTATTTTTATTGAAGTCACCCCATCTCTTTGATACTGCTCCCAACGTATTGACAATGATGTCTTCAGATCCAATACCGTCATCGAGGGTAGACATTAAATTCGGTCCAACTGATATCATGATTGACCAATTATTCTTTAATGGCTTTCTAATGAAGAAGTTTGTCCTAATGCTATGGATCTGCTCATAGGTGGATAGATCCGTATTGATATCACTTTCATCAAAATCGAACTGCAAATACTCATAATTCACTCCAAAGCCTATCATCCATGTAGAGAGAGGTTTCATGAAGTTAAGATTCGCTCCATAGTTTGTAACTGAATGTCCGCCAATATCCGGCAAATATCCCGCATCCAGACCAGCTATATCAATGCCATCTCGTGGATCGAATGACATCATTTGAGCTGTTGAGTAGCTAAAGCACGCGATTAGAATAATCCCTGAAATAAGAGGTCTCGACATAAGTGTTTTATTAAAAAATCAGGATTAAGTGATAGTTTTAGCCACAAAAAACGAGGATGAAAAAGGGAATGTTAGCTCTATTAGCGATCTATCGGGCAATATCCTTTATGAAATGGGCAAAAGGATGTTTGAATCTAAGAGGGGCTTAGGTGTTCAACTGATTAACTTACTTGAAGGATATACTACGACTCAAGCCACTTTAGAAAATTACTCGCATTGGCTTTGCTTACAATGACTCGCTCATCAAAAGGAATTTTAATCTCGACAAGGAGTTTTCGTGCAAAGTATTGTGAGACATGTATGATTGCTTCCCTATGAATAATAATCTGTCGATTGGCTCGGTAGAAATCCTTTCCAAGAATGTCATCCAGCGCATCCAAACTGTAATTTACTATATGCTTTTTATGATCTTTCGTGATGATGGAAGTGATGCCGTTGTTTAAATAAGCTAGCCGAACATCTGCATTTTTTATCGGAAATATTTTGGAACCACGATGTACCAATAATGAATTCTTCTGACTAATCTCATTGTTCAGCGTTTGAAATAGACTTCTGAGTTCACCGGATAAATCCTTAGGCTTTGTAAGCTTTTTATATTTCGCAATCGTTCTTGAAATAGCTTCATTATCAAATGGCTTAAGTAGGTAATCAATCCCATTGGCGTTGAAAGCCTCAAGTGCATACTCATTAAACGCTGTGCAAAAAATTATTGGGATCGAATTGTCAATTTCCTGAAATATTTCGAAGCTCAAACCATCTGAAAGCTGTATGTCAGAAAAGAACAGGTCTGGCAATTCATTTTTAGTCAAGTAAGTGAGTGAATCCTTAACGGATTCAAACTTCCCAAGAATCTCAATGCTATCGTCAACCTTGAGTATTTCATTTTCCAATTCTTGAGCCATCAATGGCTCGTCTTCTATTATGACAACTCTCATTTTCTTGTATTATCTATCACTTTAAAAGATACCTTGAATTGATTATCCTGCTTTTCTACAGCAATATCAGATCCAGACAGTATTTGAAATCGCTCTGACAAGTTATTCAGGCCAATTCCAGTAGACTCAGGCTCCTTCCGCTTCGGATTAATATTGTTCGAAAATATTATAGACTCATTCTTGTACTTAATTGAAATCTTTAAGGGGTGCTGTTTACTCATGCTGTTATGCTTCGTAGCGTTTTCGGCTAAAATTTGTAGTGTGAAAGCAGGTAAATAATTTGTTTCCTGAACCTTTAATGGTATGTCGCATGCATAATTTAATGCATCAGGAAATCTTACCTGTTGTAGTTGCATGAAATCTTCAAATATCTCAAAATCCTTTTTGATAAGCATTATCTCAGTGCTTTGGTCTGTTAGTGTAGATCTTAAGAAGTTGGATAAGTTAATCACGAAATTTTCTGCATTTTCCGTTTTATTCTTTACGAGTAATTTGAGTGTATTTAATGCATTAAATAAGAAATGAGGTTTGATTTGTTGCTTCAGTTGATTGTACCTGGATTTTTCATTCAACACTTCTAACTGAGCCTTTTCCAGCTCAAGCTGAGCCTTCCTGCTTCTTGTCAACATTAATTCAATGAGAATCAAAATAATCGTGTTGTTGACCATTGCACCTATAAAAGGGAAATACCGCATATTTCCTATCTCTATAGGAATTGGTCGTACTTTATTCATTGTTTGTTGAATCAAAAGCAGTAGTAAAAAAACAAAGGCGTAGGATAGTAGATACCTCAGATTCCCTTTTATAGTTATTTTCTCTCTTTGGAACCAAGAGACCAACCATATGTTAATCCCCCACAGCATTAGCGCATTCACCGTTATGAAACTAGCTGGCAGCAAGAACCCAAATGGATTATCAAAAAAAGGTGCCTGGAGGTTTGAGATAACAAGGTCTGAACTTAGCAATAATGAAATAGGTGTGACATTATAAATGCCCAATAATGGCGATGTGATTAACGCCATAATAAATAGTCTTTTGTATTTGCTAAACAATGGGGTCTGCTTTGTTACTAGCGACCAAGTTCATCATATGAGTGAACTAGTGCAATTCTTTAAGATATTTTAACTATTTTGGTCAAATCATAAAGTATTAAACAAAATCGAAAGAATCGGTGACCATAAAATCTTAAGTAACTGATAATCAATCATTTAATTATAATAGGTCAGTGCCTCCGCTGCTAGACTTTTAATACTTGATAGGTCAACTCAACCATGCCATCATTGAAAGCAGTCGTATCTTTTAAATGCAACTTGATCTCTGATCCGATGTAGTCAAAGAATAGCTTTCCTCCACCTAGTAGGATTGGCATAAAAGTCACTACAATTTCATCGACCAACTTGTGCTTCAAAAAGTCTTTAGTTGTCTCAGAACCACCAACCATCCAAATATTTTGAAACTTTGATCTGAGTTGGCTAGCAAGATTGCGAGGATCACCTGAGTAAAACTCGACGCTTTCTTTGAAAGCTTTTAAATCTCTGTTAGTCAATACCACAACTGGAGTATCACCATAGGCCCAACCCAGCTCTACCGCATGTTCATAGGTTTTGGATCCCATAACATAGCAATCGATAGACTTAAGGAATTCATTGATGTAATCTTCAGTAAGCGCAACCCCCTCTTCATAAGAATCGGTTGAACGCATCCAATCAATGGTACCCTCTTCATTAGCGATAAAGCCGTCAAGACTTGATACCATGTGTATTGTTACTTTCGACATATAGATT of Marinobacter alexandrii contains these proteins:
- a CDS encoding TolC family protein, which codes for MRRFNWILIFTCFIVRSGATQELLSLEDALAIAVKNNYDLKIAGNNTVIAEKQAGTLNSGYLPTLRASGGINYAEENQSVTFADGNSTSIDGAVTESYNASVTAEYVLFDGMERKFNQDKREENVKLSTLQERQQIENTIISVYQSFFNVAFQKQVVENLELTIENSRIRFLRAQKNIKYGQGTSLDVSNAQVDLNNDSIAYFEAVRDLNNLKRNLNLILGRAIETSFKTDTAIRFSPIENMTELINEAQQNNIQMELARQNLYLSDLDINISKAKFLPKISGSGAYRWNESQNPPTSFALATETSGINLGLSLSWALFDGRNVTQTQTSRITQENRRLEREKIKREVNTELLNAVETYRIAAKTFEAEAKNIETNELNFRRTEKQYSLGQVTSIEFRQAQINLFNARNNYTRAKYDLKVAEVNLRQLAGLLLD
- a CDS encoding efflux RND transporter permease subunit — translated: MRSFISYFIKYPVAVNIFIIGFLIFGYLGYQRMNSSFFPLADPTLVRISVTYPGASPEEVEEGVIEKIERNLKGIQGIDRVTSISNENAGTISVEMVTDYDINLLLEDVKNAVDKIPSFPRGIEPPVVEKVDPTRESIVFVVTGDNIPLNLLKETAQDIEDELMLIKGISQVTLSGFPEEEVEIAVTEEKLRSYNLTFEEVSRAVANANIQITGGSIKTGKEEYLIRADNKAYYAKGLRGIVVKTDPSGGKVLLKEIATISNTFSETTDQLSVNGKRAINVSITNTNTEDLIGSADMVKEYIKTFNETHSNVNLIVTSDSSEAIKSRIDLLLENAIIGMVLVLILLSFFLRPGVAMWVAFGLPISFFGMFIILPQVGVTLNMLSMFGMILVIGILVDDGIVIAENIYSRAEKGDSRIKAAINGTMEVIVPILSAIATTVLAFSIFFFLDGAIGAFFKDIAVVVILTLAVSLIEALLILPAHLAHSKDLADQSKTYKLNKYGDQVMAFMRDKLYSPLYRFSLKHQFLSLAVIIFFFMLTMGAFAGKIITFSFFPSNASDQIRISMNTPQGTAEQITDSIATYVEQSVWQVNEGLGENLEGENHVQNVVKQIGRGSSTASITVNLSPSETRAFGSPEIADNIRSTVSSISQLEKLSFNSGANVGGSPISLSLRGKDPQKLDAAKQKVYEVLENTPGVKDIVDTSPDGTKEINLSLKPNAELLGLTLNDVMGQVRNAFFGNEVQRVQRDEDEVKVWVRYAREDRSSLSSIRDIEISTQEGRVALGEIAEYTIQRGEVAINHTDGVREVTVEADVIGNTNAADIMSMLTGPVAEEIEKEYPGITASAEGQNRETNKIINSAAVVMPAVIFLIYIVIVFAFRSYSQPFILIALVPFSIIGVGWGHYIHGFSINVLSFLGIIGLIGIVVNDGLVFIGRFNAFLKEGLPFTEALYETGRARFRAIFLTSITTIAGLAPLMLEKSLQAQFLIPMAISISYGIAVATLLTLFMLPIFLSVANSVKVRFKQLITGTKPEREQVERAIKELKAEHETI
- a CDS encoding HlyD family efflux transporter periplasmic adaptor subunit, translating into MKRIYSVLIGIAVLVIAFLLFRVLGEQGTKEAIAETTNTKAPLVEVIEVNPSSRSFLISATGTLRAKEKIEIFSEVQGLLLPNNPAFKEGNIFQKGRPVIKINDAEYLAQLKSSKSNFMSQIAAILPDMEIEFPKAAQKWEKYLREFDVDQPLRPLPKVESDEVKFFITGRNIIQSYYNVKNQEERLGKYTIYAPFSGVLTEANVNPGALVRNGQKLGELIDPSVFELKIMVPASQNEYLKMGSSATLKTVEGRSEYSGKISRINPKINQQTQTIEVYVEVSHPDLKEGQYLNAKIRGEKIFDVVPITSNLLTANESVYVVRNEQLELQKVEPINYVEDSLVVRGLKPGTWLVKQAIASAYPGMKVEVKKSTAGL
- a CDS encoding DUF6268 family outer membrane beta-barrel protein; protein product: MSRPLISGIILIACFSYSTAQMMSFDPRDGIDIAGLDAGYLPDIGGHSVTNYGANLNFMKPLSTWMIGFGVNYEYLQFDFDESDINTDLSTYEQIHSIRTNFFIRKPLKNNWSIMISVGPNLMSTLDDGIGSEDIIVNTLGAVSKRWGDFNKNTTLMIGVLYGSQLGRPTIIPTINLRRKVNEKLSFSIGIPMTGIDYRIDDKNRLSLSMRPQGVYANNPNPVLVENGEVLENTKLRFNGFNAELSYRRKLSKNISAVAAGGFVPAPILTIEDSANNELLDLNADAGAFFRIGLRFSVSPKMGFGN
- a CDS encoding LytTR family DNA-binding domain-containing protein, which produces MRVVIIEDEPLMAQELENEILKVDDSIEILGKFESVKDSLTYLTKNELPDLFFSDIQLSDGLSFEIFQEIDNSIPIIFCTAFNEYALEAFNANGIDYLLKPFDNEAISRTIAKYKKLTKPKDLSGELRSLFQTLNNEISQKNSLLVHRGSKIFPIKNADVRLAYLNNGITSIITKDHKKHIVNYSLDALDDILGKDFYRANRQIIIHREAIIHVSQYFARKLLVEIKIPFDERVIVSKANASNFLKWLES
- a CDS encoding histidine kinase, encoding MALITSPLLGIYNVTPISLLLSSDLVISNLQAPFFDNPFGFLLPASFITVNALMLWGINIWLVSWFQREKITIKGNLRYLLSYAFVFLLLLLIQQTMNKVRPIPIEIGNMRYFPFIGAMVNNTIILILIELMLTRSRKAQLELEKAQLEVLNEKSRYNQLKQQIKPHFLFNALNTLKLLVKNKTENAENFVINLSNFLRSTLTDQSTEIMLIKKDFEIFEDFMQLQQVRFPDALNYACDIPLKVQETNYLPAFTLQILAENATKHNSMSKQHPLKISIKYKNESIIFSNNINPKRKEPESTGIGLNNLSERFQILSGSDIAVEKQDNQFKVSFKVIDNTRK
- a CDS encoding dihydrofolate reductase family protein, translating into MSKVTIHMVSSLDGFIANEEGTIDWMRSTDSYEEGVALTEDYINEFLKSIDCYVMGSKTYEHAVELGWAYGDTPVVVLTNRDLKAFKESVEFYSGDPRNLASQLRSKFQNIWMVGGSETTKDFLKHKLVDEIVVTFMPILLGGGKLFFDYIGSEIKLHLKDTTAFNDGMVELTYQVLKV